A part of Sediminispirochaeta bajacaliforniensis DSM 16054 genomic DNA contains:
- a CDS encoding flavocytochrome c, which translates to MKRLITLSMVILLVFMTIGCGKKEQRFTAGTYEGAAPGIHGDDVVLEVTVDDTSIKEIKVIQNNETPGVSDAAFDRIPKAIIEGQTLAVDTVSGATYSSKAIIGAVTAALQAAGADIAALSAGKAESDADAVSSATKVMNADIVVVGAGGAGLAAAVSANQKGATVIVLEKMPQVGGNTIISGAAYNAVDPSRQKPAGIEDSIEKHYTQTYEGGDELGNPVLIHTMVENAYPTLQWLESLGMEFKGQIFTVLGGLWPRAHKPVKPLGTGYIETYMNYIKQHDGITLLTDTRAVDLYKEDGRVSVVKATGPDATIVAQAHKAVILTTGGFGANIELRDKYNKIWPTLTTIKTTNHPGATGDGLALAEKVGADLVGMEYIQLLPMGDPDTGSLSGNIELGVENRIFVNKDGKRFVDEGARRDVMTKALFDQEDAFMWVILDGHCYPTTDIKNNFNETMQELLDQGRAYKADSLEELADEIGVDADNLKASVAEFNKAVETGGPDAFGRTLFADKIDQPPYYAGARKPTVHHTMGGIKINEKTQVIDKDGNVIPGLYAAGETTGGIHGSNRLGGNALVDINVFGKIAGENAAAESNQE; encoded by the coding sequence ATGAAGCGACTGATTACTTTGTCCATGGTAATCCTACTTGTCTTTATGACAATCGGCTGCGGAAAAAAGGAACAACGCTTTACCGCAGGAACCTATGAGGGTGCCGCACCGGGAATCCATGGCGACGATGTTGTCCTGGAGGTAACGGTAGACGACACCTCCATCAAAGAGATAAAGGTGATTCAGAACAATGAGACGCCGGGGGTCTCCGATGCCGCTTTTGATCGGATTCCCAAAGCAATTATCGAAGGGCAAACCCTGGCTGTAGATACGGTTTCAGGTGCAACCTATTCCAGCAAGGCGATCATCGGAGCGGTTACCGCTGCTCTGCAAGCCGCAGGTGCGGATATCGCAGCCCTTTCGGCAGGAAAGGCTGAAAGCGATGCCGATGCTGTTTCATCGGCCACTAAGGTAATGAACGCCGATATTGTCGTCGTTGGTGCAGGCGGCGCAGGGCTTGCCGCAGCGGTTTCCGCCAATCAGAAGGGTGCAACGGTCATCGTCCTGGAAAAGATGCCGCAGGTAGGAGGCAATACCATTATATCGGGAGCGGCCTATAATGCGGTCGACCCCTCCCGCCAGAAACCGGCAGGTATCGAAGATTCAATCGAAAAGCATTATACCCAGACCTATGAAGGGGGAGATGAATTAGGTAATCCGGTTCTCATCCACACCATGGTGGAAAACGCCTACCCCACGCTCCAGTGGCTGGAAAGTCTGGGCATGGAATTCAAGGGTCAGATCTTCACCGTTTTGGGCGGACTGTGGCCCAGGGCCCATAAGCCGGTAAAGCCGCTTGGTACGGGCTACATCGAAACCTACATGAATTACATCAAGCAACATGACGGAATCACCCTCCTTACCGATACAAGGGCCGTCGATCTCTACAAGGAAGATGGTCGCGTCAGCGTCGTAAAAGCGACAGGACCCGATGCCACGATAGTTGCCCAGGCGCATAAGGCGGTCATCCTCACCACCGGCGGTTTCGGTGCAAATATAGAACTTCGGGACAAGTACAACAAGATATGGCCTACCCTTACCACTATCAAGACAACAAACCATCCCGGTGCTACAGGTGACGGCTTGGCCCTGGCCGAGAAGGTTGGTGCCGATCTTGTCGGCATGGAGTATATTCAGCTGCTTCCCATGGGGGACCCGGATACCGGCAGCCTTTCGGGAAATATCGAGTTGGGGGTTGAAAACCGCATCTTCGTTAATAAGGATGGCAAGCGTTTTGTCGACGAAGGAGCCCGTCGTGATGTAATGACAAAAGCCCTCTTCGACCAGGAAGACGCCTTTATGTGGGTCATCCTCGATGGTCACTGTTACCCCACCACCGACATCAAGAACAACTTCAACGAAACGATGCAGGAGCTTCTTGATCAGGGTCGGGCGTATAAAGCGGATAGCCTGGAAGAGCTGGCCGATGAAATCGGTGTTGATGCAGATAACCTGAAGGCTTCGGTTGCCGAATTCAACAAGGCCGTTGAAACAGGCGGACCGGATGCATTCGGACGAACCCTTTTCGCCGACAAGATTGATCAGCCCCCGTATTACGCAGGTGCGAGGAAGCCGACGGTCCATCACACCATGGGCGGCATCAAGATTAATGAAAAGACCCAGGTCATCGATAAAGATGGTAATGTGATTCCGGGGCTTTATGCTGCAGGAGAAACCACGGGAGGAATTCACGGATCCAACCGTTTGGGCGGAAACGCCCTGGTTGATATCAATGTCTTCGGTAAGATTGCCGGGGAAAACGCCGCGGCAGAAAGCAATCAGGAATAA
- a CDS encoding extracellular solute-binding protein: MKRICVSLLVVMLSAIPLFAGGNQESSDVAADGVIKLRLVGKDNSPTEQINVDHINRIEKAIYEKEGLKLDIELVRVPEGSYAEKLNLMIMSGDIPDIIYFQGNDQAIANQGILENLRPWIATSEIMQKAMLDFNKKRIESYPYLLWLAPPRIRVPMVRSDWYEAYGKDVESLDDYYDMLTFFTEQGGIGLTDTGNTDRIDYVFNRAFGITSTWMKQEGSWVYSRVTDEEKAKLAFYRKLYAEGILDPEYITTKWDTMEDKLYTGQVGMIASSAGTVVDIYESKMTKSAADSGLTILPPAKGVDQGFTVDVTKESRGWAISAGSKHKEAAWAFLEFMASDDGQMLDRLGFEGIHYTVEDGTIKLTDRFNEWWPRYHEVVGWKSPVPLLGESAQKSLDIAVEYTKEDINFLIPKELAPSWDALQNLYREYAFKLISGEYPMDRFDDFVKEWYRLGGDRLTEYAQTVLQ, encoded by the coding sequence ATGAAACGAATTTGTGTTTCGCTTCTTGTGGTGATGCTCTCTGCGATTCCGCTCTTTGCGGGAGGAAATCAGGAATCCTCGGATGTCGCAGCCGACGGAGTGATCAAGCTGCGGCTGGTAGGGAAGGATAACTCCCCGACGGAACAGATCAATGTCGATCACATCAATCGGATCGAAAAGGCGATCTACGAGAAAGAGGGGTTGAAGCTGGACATTGAACTTGTGAGGGTACCCGAAGGCAGCTACGCGGAAAAACTCAACCTCATGATCATGAGCGGAGATATCCCCGACATCATCTATTTTCAGGGAAACGATCAGGCCATTGCAAATCAGGGAATCCTTGAGAACCTTCGACCCTGGATTGCAACATCAGAGATCATGCAAAAAGCTATGCTTGATTTCAATAAAAAAAGGATCGAGAGCTATCCCTACCTTTTATGGCTCGCTCCACCCCGAATACGGGTCCCCATGGTACGCAGCGACTGGTACGAGGCCTACGGCAAGGATGTCGAATCCCTGGATGATTACTACGATATGCTCACCTTTTTTACGGAACAGGGTGGAATCGGCCTTACCGATACCGGGAATACCGATCGTATCGACTACGTCTTCAACCGGGCCTTCGGTATCACCTCGACCTGGATGAAGCAGGAGGGCAGCTGGGTCTATTCCAGGGTAACCGATGAGGAAAAGGCGAAACTTGCCTTCTATCGCAAGCTCTATGCCGAGGGGATTCTCGATCCCGAATATATCACCACTAAGTGGGATACCATGGAAGATAAGCTGTATACAGGACAGGTGGGTATGATCGCCAGTTCCGCCGGCACGGTTGTCGATATCTACGAGAGTAAGATGACGAAAAGTGCTGCCGACAGTGGTTTGACGATTCTTCCTCCGGCTAAGGGCGTGGATCAAGGCTTTACCGTGGATGTTACCAAGGAGTCCCGGGGATGGGCAATCTCGGCTGGAAGCAAGCACAAGGAAGCTGCCTGGGCTTTTCTTGAGTTCATGGCAAGCGATGATGGCCAAATGCTGGACCGTCTCGGCTTTGAAGGAATCCACTACACCGTCGAGGACGGTACGATCAAGCTCACCGACCGTTTTAACGAATGGTGGCCCCGCTACCACGAGGTAGTCGGCTGGAAATCTCCGGTACCCCTGCTTGGCGAGAGCGCGCAAAAGAGTCTTGATATTGCGGTCGAATATACCAAAGAGGACATCAACTTTCTGATCCCCAAGGAGCTTGCTCCCAGTTGGGATGCCCTTCAAAATCTCTACCGCGAGTATGCTTTCAAGCTGATCAGCGGGGAGTATCCCATGGATAGGTTCGACGATTTTGTGAAAGAGTGGTACCGCTTGGGGGGCGACCGCCTTACCGAATATGCCCAGACGGTTCTTCAATAG
- a CDS encoding ABC transporter permease, translating to MALSVGKRIRRDRMLYLMFLFPALYFIIFHYIPIWGARLAFQKFNFFGSNRWVGLENFRILFSSPVFGRVFLNTVIISFMKLIFNFPAPIILALLLLEIRNGRFRKIVQSLVYLPHFLSWVVIAGIFISMLSLKDGLVNQLLERFGVAPVAFLTSHRHIRWVLVFSEMWRSVGWDSILYVAAILEIPEDLYDAAAIDGCGRFQKMTKITLPAIFPTMITVFILNLGFFMNAGFDQVFNLMNDSVISVVDIIDTYVYRVGLIQGEFSLGTAAGLFKGVIGLALIYGTHRTSKKLTGEGLW from the coding sequence ATGGCCCTGAGTGTCGGAAAACGAATTCGCCGGGACAGGATGCTCTATCTCATGTTTCTGTTCCCAGCACTCTATTTTATCATATTCCACTATATCCCCATCTGGGGAGCCCGGCTTGCCTTTCAGAAGTTCAACTTCTTCGGCTCAAATCGTTGGGTGGGGCTTGAAAATTTTCGCATACTCTTCAGCTCTCCGGTATTCGGCCGAGTGTTCCTCAATACCGTGATCATCAGTTTCATGAAATTGATCTTCAATTTTCCCGCTCCCATCATCCTGGCCTTGCTGCTGTTGGAGATCCGCAACGGACGCTTTCGGAAGATCGTCCAGTCTCTGGTCTACCTTCCCCACTTTCTCTCCTGGGTTGTCATCGCCGGAATTTTCATCTCTATGCTTTCCCTCAAGGACGGCCTGGTAAACCAGCTGCTCGAACGATTCGGTGTGGCCCCTGTCGCCTTTCTGACGAGTCACCGTCATATTCGCTGGGTCCTTGTTTTTTCCGAGATGTGGAGGAGTGTCGGCTGGGACTCGATCCTCTATGTCGCCGCCATCCTGGAGATCCCCGAGGATCTCTACGATGCTGCAGCCATCGACGGCTGCGGCAGGTTCCAAAAGATGACCAAGATAACCTTACCGGCGATTTTTCCCACCATGATCACCGTCTTTATCCTGAACCTTGGCTTCTTTATGAATGCCGGCTTCGACCAGGTCTTCAACCTCATGAACGATTCGGTGATCAGCGTGGTGGATATCATCGATACCTACGTTTACCGCGTCGGTCTTATACAGGGGGAGTTTTCCCTGGGAACCGCAGCCGGCTTGTTCAAGGGTGTCATCGGCCTTGCCCTGATATACGGAACCCACCGGACCAGTAAGAAACTGACAGGGGAGGGCTTATGGTAG
- a CDS encoding ADP-ribosylglycohydrolase family protein: protein MMIQSDYPERVYAGLLGKCIGVRLGAPVEPTVWSYERIRETYGDITGYVKDYKNFAADDDVNGPLFFIRALYDYGEKREITAEDIGNCWLNYTREGRGFYWWGGYGRSTEHTAYLNLKHGIPAPSSGSLERNGATVAEQIGGQIFIDSWGLIFPDNPEAAARYGEMAASVSHDRNGIYGGRFIASAIAAAFSLREPEAIIEKALSFIPQESEYARVTRAVMDFYHKNSDDFRACRAFLEENFGYDRYPGVCHIIPNAGVCILSLLYGKGSLSRSVEIATMCGWDTDCNAGNVGTIMGVACGLDGVEEKYRGPINDFHAASSIAGSLNILDLPTEAKRLALLGYRMAGERSPESLASSTPERQLLFDFPFPGATHGFRSSDSRYLTLSPGRDGTHYVLSALVDRLPRYQKKRLFYKSFYRREDFSDERYLPAFTPLVYSGQSLCCRFRWDAYSEVLPAISLYVRTTGDKSYLESRPFFPKRGADGVLETEDLCWTIPDTGGRAIDEIGITVEGREKELCFGKLLLHRFSTEGRGTQTLDFSKECVEFDTITQTTYDGGAWMLEESHVQAICPERNELYTGNFYTRDLLLRTTITPEHGESHMLILRAKGRRHGYFVGFDGKDRVRLMKNDNGLEECASVAFPWRHGRCYEVESSIRGDTIIFSVEGQKVLEYCDPAPYRYGMYGLAQLSASRTLFGSVVGEEL from the coding sequence ATGATGATTCAGTCCGATTACCCGGAACGGGTATATGCAGGTCTACTTGGAAAGTGCATCGGTGTTCGCCTTGGCGCCCCGGTGGAGCCGACGGTGTGGAGCTATGAACGAATCCGGGAGACCTACGGGGATATTACCGGTTATGTGAAGGATTACAAGAACTTTGCCGCCGACGACGATGTAAACGGCCCGCTCTTTTTCATTCGGGCCCTCTACGACTACGGGGAGAAACGGGAGATTACTGCCGAAGATATCGGTAACTGCTGGCTCAACTATACCCGGGAAGGGAGAGGTTTTTACTGGTGGGGGGGCTACGGCCGCAGTACCGAACACACGGCATACCTGAATTTGAAACATGGTATCCCGGCCCCTTCTTCCGGCTCGCTGGAGCGCAACGGCGCCACTGTTGCCGAACAGATAGGTGGTCAAATCTTCATCGACTCATGGGGACTGATTTTTCCCGATAATCCGGAGGCTGCCGCCCGCTATGGAGAGATGGCGGCCAGTGTTTCCCACGACCGGAACGGCATCTACGGCGGCCGTTTTATCGCATCCGCTATTGCCGCCGCTTTTTCGTTACGGGAACCCGAAGCCATCATCGAGAAAGCCCTGTCCTTTATTCCGCAAGAGAGCGAATATGCCCGAGTCACCAGGGCGGTGATGGATTTTTATCACAAAAACAGCGACGATTTTCGGGCCTGTCGTGCCTTTCTCGAGGAGAACTTCGGCTACGATCGATATCCCGGTGTTTGCCATATCATTCCCAATGCCGGTGTCTGCATCCTCTCCCTGCTCTATGGAAAGGGCTCTCTTTCCCGTTCCGTGGAGATTGCGACGATGTGCGGATGGGATACCGACTGCAATGCAGGAAATGTAGGGACTATTATGGGGGTCGCCTGCGGCCTTGACGGGGTTGAGGAAAAATACCGAGGCCCTATAAACGACTTTCATGCCGCCAGCAGTATTGCAGGAAGCCTTAACATCCTGGATCTGCCCACCGAGGCAAAGCGACTGGCCCTTCTTGGCTACCGCATGGCGGGAGAGAGGTCCCCTGAATCCCTTGCCTCCTCGACGCCGGAGCGACAGCTGCTCTTCGACTTTCCCTTCCCCGGCGCTACTCACGGATTCCGCTCCTCCGACAGCCGCTATCTGACCCTCTCCCCGGGAAGGGACGGTACGCACTACGTCCTTTCTGCCCTGGTCGACCGGCTGCCCCGGTACCAGAAAAAGCGGCTTTTTTACAAGAGCTTTTATCGTCGGGAGGACTTTTCCGACGAACGCTATCTTCCCGCTTTCACTCCCCTGGTTTATTCCGGTCAGAGCCTTTGCTGTCGTTTCCGATGGGATGCCTATTCCGAGGTGCTGCCGGCCATCAGCCTCTACGTGAGGACGACCGGCGACAAGTCATATCTGGAAAGCAGGCCCTTTTTTCCGAAGCGGGGAGCCGACGGCGTTCTCGAGACCGAAGATCTCTGCTGGACGATTCCCGATACCGGAGGCAGGGCCATAGATGAAATCGGTATCACCGTCGAAGGCCGCGAAAAGGAGCTCTGTTTTGGTAAACTGTTGCTTCACCGTTTTTCCACCGAGGGCAGGGGAACTCAAACCCTTGATTTCTCGAAGGAGTGTGTGGAATTCGATACCATCACCCAAACCACCTATGACGGCGGGGCATGGATGCTCGAGGAAAGCCACGTTCAGGCCATCTGTCCGGAGAGAAACGAACTCTATACCGGAAACTTTTATACCCGTGATCTCCTGCTCCGGACGACGATCACACCGGAACACGGTGAAAGTCACATGCTGATCCTCCGGGCGAAGGGACGGCGTCACGGTTATTTCGTCGGCTTCGACGGGAAAGACAGGGTCCGCCTTATGAAGAATGACAACGGCCTGGAAGAGTGTGCGAGTGTTGCCTTTCCCTGGCGCCATGGCAGGTGCTATGAGGTTGAGTCATCGATCCGGGGAGATACCATCATCTTTTCTGTAGAGGGACAGAAGGTTCTGGAATATTGTGATCCTGCTCCCTATCGATATGGTATGTACGGGCTGGCTCAGCTTTCGGCGTCCCGGACTCTGTTTGGCTCCGTGGTGGGAGAAGAGCTATAG
- a CDS encoding citrate/2-methylcitrate synthase, with product MSECEYKCGIPDITEIGDEGIRYRGTRMDDLIGPFGFARSLGLLITGKRPTEIQARMIDALLVSAADHGEKAPSACITTSAASARASLGASVAAGLLAIGDVHGGAARQCAAMLLEAEKEKDLRKLLRRRLESGKRIPGFGHRIYREKDPRATLLLQLAAELGLAGRCCGLLQETERLLPELIGKTLVINIDGAHGAILADLGWEPSMCEALFIIARSAGLCAHALADFSSRRPLQFISELQGGR from the coding sequence ATGAGTGAATGTGAATACAAGTGCGGTATTCCAGACATCACCGAGATCGGAGATGAAGGAATTCGATACCGCGGTACCAGGATGGATGATCTTATCGGCCCTTTCGGCTTTGCCCGAAGCCTTGGATTATTGATTACGGGAAAGCGTCCCACCGAAATCCAGGCCAGGATGATAGACGCGCTTCTTGTGAGTGCCGCCGATCATGGTGAGAAGGCCCCCTCGGCCTGTATCACCACCTCCGCTGCCTCTGCCCGGGCCTCTTTGGGGGCTTCGGTCGCCGCAGGGCTTCTTGCCATAGGCGATGTTCACGGCGGAGCGGCCAGACAGTGTGCTGCCATGCTGCTGGAAGCGGAGAAAGAAAAAGATCTCCGGAAGCTGCTTCGCCGGCGTCTGGAGTCCGGGAAGCGTATCCCGGGTTTTGGTCACCGCATCTACAGAGAGAAAGATCCCCGGGCCACGCTCCTTTTGCAGCTGGCCGCTGAACTGGGGCTTGCCGGGCGCTGCTGCGGACTATTGCAGGAAACAGAGAGGCTCCTGCCCGAGCTTATAGGCAAAACCCTGGTAATTAATATCGATGGTGCCCATGGTGCGATCCTTGCCGATCTCGGCTGGGAGCCTTCGATGTGTGAAGCTCTCTTTATCATTGCCCGAAGTGCCGGGCTTTGCGCCCATGCCCTCGCAGACTTTTCATCAAGACGCCCCCTCCAATTTATCTCGGAACTCCAGGGAGGCAGGTGA
- a CDS encoding carbohydrate ABC transporter permease → MVENRLSPFRLFNALLMLLLALVMVYPLINLLAISFTGPAAIARANGLTLFPRDATTATYKALLTNQKVYRGLFNSLFITFVGTAINIFLTSIAAYVLTRKYLFGRRLFLVLIIITMIFEGGLIPDYFLVKGLGLIDSYWSVILYKAINPYYLIILMRFFEKVPLSLEESARLEGAGEWQIFSRIILPINKGGLATIGLFYGVFHWNEYFRALIYLNSEAKWPLQVVLRELIVGLDKAAFLGSLSFLKYSDASMMIDIKALKSGMIILAILPVLVLYPFILRYFTKGTMSGSVKE, encoded by the coding sequence ATGGTAGAAAACAGGCTTAGCCCCTTTCGCCTCTTCAATGCTCTTTTGATGTTGCTTCTCGCCTTGGTTATGGTTTACCCACTCATCAACCTGTTGGCCATCAGTTTTACCGGTCCTGCCGCCATAGCCCGTGCGAACGGCCTTACCCTCTTTCCGAGGGATGCCACCACAGCCACCTACAAGGCGCTTTTGACCAACCAGAAGGTCTACCGGGGGCTTTTCAACAGCCTCTTCATTACCTTTGTCGGTACGGCGATCAACATTTTTCTTACCAGTATTGCAGCCTATGTGCTGACTCGGAAATATCTTTTCGGCAGGCGATTGTTTCTCGTCTTGATCATAATCACCATGATCTTTGAAGGCGGGCTCATCCCCGATTATTTTCTCGTAAAAGGGCTCGGACTGATCGATTCCTACTGGTCGGTCATTCTCTACAAAGCTATTAATCCCTATTACCTCATTATCCTGATGAGATTTTTTGAAAAGGTGCCTCTTTCCCTCGAAGAGTCCGCACGGCTCGAAGGAGCCGGAGAGTGGCAGATTTTTTCCCGGATCATCCTGCCGATAAACAAGGGCGGACTTGCAACCATTGGACTTTTTTATGGAGTCTTTCATTGGAATGAGTATTTCCGTGCCCTCATCTATTTGAACAGCGAGGCAAAGTGGCCTCTTCAGGTGGTACTGCGGGAATTAATCGTCGGCCTGGATAAAGCGGCCTTTCTCGGCAGTCTGAGTTTTCTGAAATATTCCGACGCCTCGATGATGATCGATATCAAGGCACTCAAATCAGGAATGATTATCTTGGCAATTTTACCGGTCCTGGTGCTCTATCCCTTTATACTCCGCTATTTTACCAAGGGCACCATGAGCGGAAGTGTAAAGGAGTAG
- a CDS encoding DUF1302 family protein: protein MKKNHIRAAALAAFFCIMLPCPLLYAQLETSGFADSHYAFGTGDDQNLLSAESRLRSEIRLYSGDSSFFASVDGVYDSLAPSESGFTLKELYYEYMSEAFDLRIGRQIIIWGKADGLQITDIVSPKDYTGFVGQEYEDTRLPAEAVKLRILGALSTIETIWIPVYTSSLLPTDPLNPLTSEHPDSIAYQGSALPVSYDFTEKNLPKDFWDSEWAIRGSWYLPCMDLSLSLFHGWEDLPVQERSLTVDGSSGTVEVESRYYQIWMTGLDAAIPVKALVLRTEGALFVGRRFSAAEGFGQSLEKNQIMGLAGVDWIPGNGWSLTAQYMEDWVLDYEDAMDRDRRSSTGTVSISKDLLRETLTLSASLAMGMVYWDSAIELEAEWSLSDALSLRGGIQYYSDGEGGKGDYTAYDDLDCAWIGARCSF, encoded by the coding sequence ATGAAGAAAAACCATATAAGGGCCGCCGCCTTGGCGGCCTTTTTTTGCATTATGCTTCCCTGTCCCCTGCTTTATGCCCAGCTGGAGACCAGCGGTTTTGCAGATTCACACTACGCCTTTGGCACGGGAGATGATCAGAACCTATTGAGCGCCGAAAGCAGGCTGCGAAGTGAAATACGCCTGTATTCGGGAGACTCAAGCTTCTTTGCATCGGTAGATGGTGTCTACGACAGCCTTGCCCCTTCCGAAAGTGGGTTCACCCTGAAGGAACTCTACTATGAATATATGTCCGAAGCTTTCGACCTGCGGATAGGACGCCAGATTATCATCTGGGGTAAGGCAGACGGACTGCAAATCACCGATATTGTCTCGCCCAAGGACTATACAGGCTTCGTGGGGCAGGAATACGAAGACACACGCCTTCCCGCCGAGGCGGTCAAGCTGAGGATTCTGGGAGCTCTTTCCACCATAGAAACCATATGGATTCCAGTCTACACATCTTCTCTTCTTCCAACCGACCCTCTCAACCCTCTCACGAGCGAGCATCCCGATTCCATTGCGTACCAGGGATCTGCTCTTCCGGTTTCCTATGATTTCACGGAAAAGAATCTGCCGAAAGATTTCTGGGACAGTGAATGGGCCATCAGAGGTTCCTGGTACCTTCCATGTATGGACCTAAGCCTCTCCCTTTTCCACGGATGGGAAGATCTCCCGGTCCAGGAAAGGAGCCTGACGGTAGACGGCAGCTCCGGAACCGTAGAGGTGGAATCACGTTATTATCAGATATGGATGACCGGTCTCGACGCCGCCATTCCCGTAAAGGCGTTGGTTCTGCGGACGGAAGGTGCCCTTTTCGTCGGTCGGCGGTTCTCTGCGGCCGAAGGCTTTGGCCAATCCCTAGAAAAAAACCAGATCATGGGCCTGGCAGGAGTCGACTGGATACCGGGAAACGGGTGGTCGCTGACCGCCCAGTACATGGAAGATTGGGTCCTCGATTATGAAGATGCTATGGACCGGGATAGAAGGAGCAGCACGGGGACCGTAAGCATCTCAAAGGACCTGCTGCGGGAGACCCTCACCCTCTCGGCATCCCTCGCTATGGGAATGGTCTACTGGGATTCGGCAATTGAACTAGAAGCAGAATGGAGCCTCAGCGATGCGCTTTCACTTCGGGGCGGGATTCAATACTACAGCGACGGAGAGGGAGGAAAGGGAGATTATACTGCCTACGATGATCTTGACTGTGCCTGGATCGGCGCCCGATGCAGTTTTTAA
- a CDS encoding outer membrane lipoprotein-sorting protein translates to MHTRIAEKSLNPVLCLLVFLALFTLPVLSIGAQSLSGRDIMQMVDDRDDGDTSRNEMIMTLTSRRGNVRTREVLSYSKDYGEDEKTVMVFLTPSDVKGVGYLTWSYEENGKDDDTWLFMPALRKVRRISGSSRNDYFMGTDFTYDDMGDREVDEDEHKLIGEETVDGKRCWVVESTPKDPNYMYSKKISKVRQDISMIVQVDYFDRQGKLLKKLVVSQIEQIDGIWTARQMKMENLQDQHTTLLETRGVSYNQEVSDALFRVSTLEQGRIR, encoded by the coding sequence ATGCATACCAGAATTGCCGAGAAAAGCCTGAATCCCGTTCTATGTCTGCTTGTATTCCTGGCTCTGTTCACTCTTCCGGTCCTGTCGATAGGAGCCCAGAGTCTTAGCGGCCGCGACATCATGCAGATGGTGGACGATCGGGACGACGGAGATACCAGCCGCAACGAGATGATCATGACCCTCACCAGCCGCAGGGGAAATGTAAGGACCAGGGAGGTACTCTCATACAGCAAAGATTATGGTGAGGACGAAAAAACCGTTATGGTTTTCTTGACTCCCTCCGACGTCAAGGGCGTAGGCTATCTGACGTGGTCGTATGAAGAGAATGGCAAAGATGATGATACATGGCTCTTCATGCCGGCATTGCGAAAGGTCCGAAGGATATCAGGGTCCTCTCGTAACGACTATTTCATGGGTACCGACTTTACCTACGACGATATGGGGGACAGGGAAGTCGACGAGGACGAACACAAGCTGATTGGGGAAGAAACGGTGGACGGAAAGCGGTGTTGGGTTGTCGAATCGACGCCGAAAGACCCCAATTATATGTATTCAAAAAAGATATCAAAGGTCCGTCAGGATATTTCCATGATTGTTCAAGTTGACTACTTTGACCGTCAGGGCAAGCTGCTCAAGAAACTTGTCGTTTCTCAAATTGAACAGATCGACGGAATATGGACGGCAAGACAAATGAAAATGGAGAATCTGCAGGATCAGCACACCACCCTTCTGGAAACCCGGGGCGTCAGCTACAACCAGGAAGTATCGGACGCTCTTTTCAGGGTTTCAACTCTTGAGCAGGGGAGAATTCGCTGA